GAACGCGCGCATGTTCGGCGGCGACCTGCTGCCGTGGCGCCGCGCAGCTCACGCCACGGCAGCAGGTCGCCGCCGAACATGCGCGCGTTCATCGCATCGAGCGTCGAGTCGAGCGCCGGTGGCACCGCGGTGGTGGCCGCGATCATGCCCCGCGCGCGAATCCCGAGCCCCGCCACGCCCCAGCTCGGATGCGTTCGAATCCGCGCCGACGGCTCGCCGGGCCAGAACACCGCGACATCCACTTCGCCCCGCTCGAGCGCGATCTCCTGGTCACCGGCCTCGGCGAACTGGCGCAACAACAGCGTGTCGGGCAGGAAGCGACTCATCTCGCGCCGGGTCGCGCGCACCAGTCGGTGCACGTCGACCGCGAGCGTTTCGGCGCGGTAAGCGGGCGGTGCGAAGCGCGCGTTGAGCGTGGGGTAGGAGCGCGAGAACGCGAGGTTGGAGCGCGGCCCCGAGGGTACGCCGACGCGCAGCAGTGTGACGTGTTCGAACTCGGGCTCGGTGGCGATCACCCGCACGCGCTCGAGCTTCTTGACCCTGGCGAGCGAACCCGCCGTCAGCCGCACGATCGCGAGGCGATCGTCGATGACCTGCTCGAGGACTCCGCTCGCGAGCGCGCGACCGCGCTCGGTGAATGCGAGCGTATAGCCGGGCACCCACACGCCCGAATCCGCCGCCACCACCGCGCGATCGAGCCGCGTCCAGATCACGCGGGCATGGTTCGAACCGGACTGCGCGAACGCCGTGATCGGAAGCAGCAGCGCGAGCCACGCGAACGCGAACCTCACCGCGTGTCTCTTCGAAGCCACCGTGTCGGGCAAGCCACACTCCGTTCGAGTCATCGAGTTCGCTGGGGAATCGAGTGGCCACGAGGGTCCTGCGCATTCTTCGCCGTGTCAATGGTGACACAGTTACGAGGCCGCCGCCGCCGGGATGATCTCGTAAGGCTTTGAACCACAATGGATTCAAGGTCCGGCATGCAACGTGGAATAGCACAGACCCGAGGGCGACATCGATCGCCCGTCCACGACCTGGCGCACTCGACCCTCGAGATTGGCCAGGCGGTGCGGGTCAGCCGGCACACGGGCCCGCACCGAAGTTCGACGAGCCGGATGCGAGGTGGATCATGCAGGTCGAAGGTGAAGCACACGAAGTTCGCGAGCGGAACTTCTGGATCGCGGGGCTCGGATGGTTCGGAGCGTTGGTGATCGCACTCACGGCGGGACTGCTGCTCTCGAGTTGCGGCGAGCAGAACCGCAGCACCGATCAGGCGTCGTCGCCGAGTCAGACCGTAGTCGCGATTCCGGCGGGTCACACCCCGGCGACGTCGGCGTCCGCGCCGGTGGTCACGAGTTCGGTCGCACTCGAATCCAAACCCGTGGTCTCGAGCGGAGCCGCGCCCGACATCGCGGTGTCGGTGACCGACACGCTCGTGATGCTCGGGCAAACAGTCGAGTTCGTGGTCGACGCCACGCCCGACGTGAGCGAGATCGCACTCTCGGACGGCCATGGCGACACTCGGGCGCTGGTCCGTGACGCGAACTCGAACGTGTGGCGGGTGACCTACCGCGTGCCGCTGCGCAGCAGGCTCGAACGCTACGGTGTGTCGCTCACCGCGCGCACCGACGGGCACCGGTGGCGCCGCGTGTGGACGTTCCTCCACATCGATTCGCCGGCGCCGGTCGACAAGTCTCAGTCGGTGCCCGAGAAGGAGCCGGGCTCGGATTCGTAAACGAGTCGCGCGGCTCGCCGAGCATCGACTCGAAGGGCAAAAGTGGAATTGCGAATGGGAGTGCCCGGCACGGGCACTCCCATCTCGTTTGCTCTGCCGAAGCCCGCTTAGTTTCCGGCTTGTGCGATCGCGGCCCGACGCGCTTCCGGGCTCGCATAGATCGCCACCTCGACGCGACGATTGCGCTGGCGACCGTCCTCCGAGGCGTTCGACTCCACCGGCTCGGTTTCGCCGAGGCCGATAGTCGAGATCTCGCGATCCACGCCGCGCGACTGCAGATAGCGCGAGGCTGAGCGCGCACGTCGTTCCGACAACCCGCGGTTGTACGAGTCCTTGCCGACGTCGTCGGTGTGACCCGCGATCAACAGGCTCGAGTTGTCGTACTTCCCGAGGCTCGCGGCGAGCGCGTCCAGATTGGAGCGCGCGGCGCCGTTGATGACGTCGGAGTCGAAGTCGAACATCAGGCCGGAGGCGAACGTCACCTGGATGCCTTCACCGACCCGCTCGACGATCGCACCCGGGATGTTCTGCTGAAGTTCCTTGGCCTGCTGGTCCATCTGATGGCCGATGATCGCGCCGGCTGCGCCACCCAGCACCGCGCCGATGATCGCGCCCTTGGTGGTCGAGCCGTTGTTCTTGCCGATCAAACCGCCGCCGATGCCGCCCGCAGTGGCGCCGATGATGGCGCCCTTGCTCTTCGCGTTCATCGCACACCCGCTGGCGCCCGCGAGCAGCGAGGCCGCCAGCAGCGTGGCGAGGAAGTGAGTTCCGATGCGACCCGTCATGACTTGCTCCTTTCGGCCGTCACTGGGTGACGGCCACCTTGGACATCAGCTCGGCGTGCTTGTCGAGCAGATCCTTGTGCGTCATCGCGAGTGAGGCCTGCGATGCCTTGACCGTCATGTGCTTGGCCCACAGTCCGGCGTGCGCCATGACGCGATCCTGCTCGGGCTTGGTCGCCTCTTCCTGGACTTCGGAGCGATGCGCGTTGAGGGTGCTCTCGAACTCGCCCAGATTGCGCTCGTGCTCGGTCAGCTTGGCGGCGTGATCCATCAGTTCCTTCTCCAGGTCGGAGCCCGGCTTGGGCGTCTTGGCCTGCAGTTCGGAGCGCAGCCGCTCGTTTTCGCTGTTCCAGGTGGTGAGATCGTTTCCCCACGCGGTCAGCTCGGTCTTCATGTCGGTTTCCTGCTGCTTCATCTCGGCGTTCATGCCGGCCGACTGCGTGCAGCCCGTCAGCCCGATGATCGCCAGCGTGGTCGCGAAGGCCAGCAGCGTGAGTCCGTATCGGGTCTTCATCGGGTCGCTCCTTCGGCGCGAGCCGTGCAGTCGCGAGTCGGCTCGGCGCAGGGTAGGGGTTGGGTCGTGTGCTGCCGTCGGGGACGACACGCACTCACCGTGCCACCCGTAAACGACTGGATGCGCGTGATGCGGCAACGACTTGGGACGAAGCTCCGTGCAGAAATCTCCATTCGCGTGTAGCGATTACACGAACGACGGCGTAGCTTCTGCGGGTCCCGGAGCGGACACGACCTCCACAGGGAAGGGAGCGCTCACATGGCCGAGTCGTCCGAGAGCGAAGTCGTCGCGGGAGCGGGCGAGCACTGCGCCCAATGCGGCAAGAGCCTGACTCCGACCGATCGCGTCGCCGCCGGAGATCGCGTGTTCTGCCGGAGCTGCTACGCAAACCTGCGGGCCGAGCTGGAGCAGGCGGTCGGCGAAATGTCGTCCGAGATCAACTACGTGAACGGCACGGTCGGCGCGATCCTCGGTGGAGCGGTCGGAGCACTGGTGTGGTGGGCGTTCACCGTACTGACCAACATCTCGTTCGGACTCATCGCGGTGGGGATCGGATTCGCGGTCGGCTGGGGTGTGGTCAAGTTCTCGGGCGGCAAGCGATCGCACGGGTTGCAGGCGATCTCGATCGTCGTGGCACTCGCGAGCTATTGCGCCGCCACCTACTTCGTGAACATGACGTTCATCAATCGAGCACTCGAAAAGCAGGGCGAGGCGATGCGCATCGGCTTTCCGCCGCAGAGCTTCGAGCTGTTCGGCCGCGTGCTGAGCTCCGATCTGGGATTGATGGATCTGGTGTTCGTCGCGATCGTGGTCTATCAGGCATGGAGCATCCCCAAGCCGGTCGCACTTCCTCCGAGCCTCACCACGTGACGACGCCGCCGGGCGACGACGAGGCGCGACGCCGCATCGAGAATCTGCGCGCCGTCATGGCCGGCGCCCAGCCGGCCGCGTCCATCAAGCCGGCGGCCGGCCCGAGCGCCGAGCCGCACGCGTCGCACCGCAAGCGCAACGGCATTTTGGGCGTGATCGGGACCGCGTTCGTGGTGATCGTGAGCAAGCTCAAGTTCCTCGGGCTGCTCGCGAGCGTGCTCAAGTTCAAGACCCTCGCCACCATGCTGCTGAGCATCGGCCTCTACGCATTCGAGTGGGGGTGGGCGTTCGCGGCCGGCTTCGTGCTGCTGATCTTCGTGCACGAGCTGGGGCACGCGGTGGTGCTCAAGCACGAAGGCATTCCGGCCGGAGCACCGGTGTTCATTCCGTTCCTCGGCGCGTTCATCGCCATGCGCGGCATGCCGCGCGACGCCTACGTCGAAGCCAAGGTCGCGATCGGTGGTCCGGTGCTCGGTTCGCTCGCTGCGTGGGCGGTGCTCGG
This genomic stretch from Candidatus Eisenbacteria bacterium harbors:
- a CDS encoding OmpA family protein, whose amino-acid sequence is MTGRIGTHFLATLLAASLLAGASGCAMNAKSKGAIIGATAGGIGGGLIGKNNGSTTKGAIIGAVLGGAAGAIIGHQMDQQAKELQQNIPGAIVERVGEGIQVTFASGLMFDFDSDVINGAARSNLDALAASLGKYDNSSLLIAGHTDDVGKDSYNRGLSERRARSASRYLQSRGVDREISTIGLGETEPVESNASEDGRQRNRRVEVAIYASPEARRAAIAQAGN
- a CDS encoding site-2 protease family protein, coding for MTTPPGDDEARRRIENLRAVMAGAQPAASIKPAAGPSAEPHASHRKRNGILGVIGTAFVVIVSKLKFLGLLASVLKFKTLATMLLSIGLYAFEWGWAFAAGFVLLIFVHELGHAVVLKHEGIPAGAPVFIPFLGAFIAMRGMPRDAYVEAKVAIGGPVLGSLAAWAVLGVGLAMNHPLLVTLGHSGILLNLFNLIPVSPLDGGRIAGAFTRTFWIAGYVLGIGAFALTRSPILLIALAVGLITLWQRWRHPVPGYHDIPRAQRLAIGLGYALLLVALALTLPIGMDLHPRIAR